One window of the Betta splendens chromosome 21, fBetSpl5.4, whole genome shotgun sequence genome contains the following:
- the nxph2a gene encoding neurexophilin-2: MSALRTLLFLFLLHQVACRKVHGGATELIEWADANNEQKISPTGASPRILNPLRLFAKGSPGFKSSMREITYLQDMEDFWDWLSNQTDVQVAQARTKRRPIVKTGKFKKMFGWGDFHSNIKTVKLNVLITGKIVDHGNGTFSVYFRHNSTGLGNVSVSLVPPSKVVEFEIAQQTTLETKDTKSFNCRIEYEKTDRNKKTSLCGYDPSKMCYQEQMQSHVSWLCSKPFKVICIYIGFYSVDYKLVQKVCPDYNYHSDTPYSSTG; encoded by the coding sequence GTCGCATGCAGGAAGGTGCACGGAGGAGCCACGGAGCTCATCGAGTGGGCGGACGCTAACAATGAACAGAAGATTTCTCCCACGGGGGCCAGTCCGCGGATCCTCAACCCTCTGCGTTTGTTTGCCAAGGGCTCCCCCGGGTTCAAGAGCAGCATGAGGGAAATAACGTATTTACAGGACATGGAGGACTTCTGGGACTGGTTATCTAACCAGACAGATGTTCAAGTTGCCCAGGCCAGAACTAAACGCCGGCCCATCGTCAAGACTGGCAAGTTCAAAAAGATGTTCGGGTGGGGGGACTTCCACTCCAACATCAAGACTGTAAAGCTCAACGTGCTGATCACGGGGAAGATCGTGGACCACGGGAACGGCACGTTCAGCGTTTACTTCCGCCACAACTCCACGGGTCTGGGGAACGTGTCGGTGAGCCTGGTGCCCCCCTCCAAGGTGGTGGAGTTCGAGATCGCCCAGCAGACCACGCTGGAGACCAAAGACACCAAGTCGTTCAACTGTCGCATAGAGTACGAGAAGACGGACCGCAACAAGAAGACGTCCCTGTGCGGCTACGACCCGTCCAAGATGTGCTACCAGGAGCAGATGCAGAGCCACGTGTCCTGGCTGTGCTCGAAACCCTTCAAAGTCATCTGCATCTACATAGGCTTTTACAGTGTAGACTATAAACTGGTGCAGAAGGTTTGCCCTGACTACAACTACCACAGTGACACACCTTACTCCTCCACAGGATGA